A region from the Cannabis sativa cultivar Pink pepper isolate KNU-18-1 chromosome 9, ASM2916894v1, whole genome shotgun sequence genome encodes:
- the LOC115722098 gene encoding putative leucine-rich repeat receptor-like serine/threonine-protein kinase At2g24130 → MTQNHHTTPKHNENLNIIFITTTMFILFLLQHLIPTTLGHSLATDKTSLLTFKKTIFHDPYKTLFNWNHTVHVCHFNGVFCDRHHHRVAQLILNESQLAGLLSPHLSNLTGLRILVLINNHLYGSFPQEFSSLRNLHYLRLDGNLLQGSIPDYIVHLPKLIGVVFLGNCFNGSLSSSFFSNCSTTLESFDVSDNKLSGNFPITIGNCKNLWSLSLYNNHFNGELPHSLINTSIGNLDIEFNNFSGELPYEIVGNLPGLMYLHLSYNSMESHDSNTNLTPFFDALVKCSSLVELELAGMKLGGRLPDSVGELGPNFSSLQLQENRLFGTIPPNISNLKMLNILNLTSNLLNETISVEIGMFQNLEQLFLSHNKFSTPIPNIFDRFPALGLLDLSHNEFNGEIPSTIANLTRLNFLFLNHNRLSGKIPHSLGRCSELHKIDLSYNRLSGTIPSDISSWNEIRIFINFSHNQLEGSLPLELSKLKDVQEIDLSSNRLGGTIFPLISSCIAVRLINFSHNSITGKLPNSLGELKNLEVFDVSMNHLSGMIPPTLSEIHSLTYLNLSFNDLEGIIPSNGIFNSITSLSYQGNPHLCVRISKVPACPRKKQFFHSRNSLVILFSILIFISAFFTIICCVIRIQRRQQVVGRKPRLNSSEPIPKFPRITYRELFKATAGFDEQRLVGSGSYGHVYKGILSDETTIAIKVLHVQSTNSTKSFTRECQVLKRIRHRNLIRIITACSLPDFKALVLPYMANGSLESRLYPPGTSCSDLNLLQRVNICSDIAEGMAYLHHHSPVRVIHCDLKPSNVLLNDDMTALVSDFGISRLVMTAGGGNVAAAAAAFENMGESTANMLAGSIGYIAPEYGFGSMTSTKGDVYSFGTLVLEMVTRKRPTDDMFGGELSLHRWVKIHYHGMVEKVVDSSLVRALKDQLPEVMKMWEIAIGELIELGIVCTQESPSTRPTMLDAAHDLDRLKRYLNGDTTTTTFASSLGISSSTISDC, encoded by the exons ATGACACAAAATCATCACACAACACCCAAACATAATGAAAATCTCAACATAATCTTCATCACCACAACCATGTTCATACTATTCCTACTCCAACACCTCATTCCAACAACTTTAGGCCACTCATTAGCCACTGATAAAACATCTCTTCTCACCTTCAAGAAAACAATCTTCCATGACCCTTACAAAACCCTTTTCAATTGGAACCACACCGTCCATGTTTGTCATTTCAACGGGGTCTTTTGCGACCGTCACCACCACCGCGTGGCTCAGCTCATCCTCAACGAAAGCCAGCTCGCGGGACTCCTCTCGCCCCACCTTTCTAACCTCACCGGTCTTCGCATTCTTGTCCTCATAAACAACCACCTTTATGGATCATTTCCACAAGAGTTTTCTTCTCTTAGAAACCTTCATTATCTTCGGTTAGATGGGAACCTATTGCAAGGTTCAATACCAGACTACATTGTCCATCTTCCTAAGTTGATTGGTGTTGTTTTCTTAGGTAACTGTTTTAACGGTTCACTCTCATCTTCTTTCTTCTCTAATTGTTCTACCACTTTGGAATCATTTGATGTTTCTGATAACAAACTTAGTGGGAATTTCCCTATTACTATTGGGAATTGTAAGAACTTGTGGAGTCTTAGTCTTTATAACAATCATTTCAATGGTGAACTTCCTCATTCTTTGATCAATACTTCAATTGGGAATTTAGATATTGAGTTTAACAACTTCTCTGGTGAGTTACCTTATGAAATTGTTGGGAATTTGCCTGGTTTAATGTACCTTCATCTGTCATATAACTCAATGGAAAGTCATGATTCAAACACCAATCTCACACCTTTCTTTGATGCTCTTGTGAAGTGTTCTAGCTTGGTTGAGTTGGAGTTAGCTGGTATGAAACTCGGTGGAAGATTGCCTGATTCAGTTGGTGAACTTGGACCAAATTTTTCATCTTTACAACTTCAAGAAAATAGATTGTTTGGAACAATTCCTCCCAACATTTCAAACCTTAAAATGCTTAACATTTTGAACTTGACATCAAATCTTTTGAATGAAACTATTTCTGTTGAGATTGGAATGTTCCAAAACTTAGAGCAACTTTTCTTGTCACACAACAAATTCTCAACTCCAATTCCAAACATATTTGACAGATTTCCTGCTCTAGGACTTCTTGATCTTTCTCATAACGAATTCAATGGCGAAATCCCATCAACTATAGCTAATTTGACAAGACTAAATTTTCTTTTCCTAAACCACAATCGCCTTTCGGGGAAAATTCCTCACTCATTAGGACGATGCTCAGAGCTACACAAGATTGATTTGTCATACAACAGATTATCAGGAACAATCCCATCTGATATCTCAAGTTGGAATGAAATTAGAATCTTTATCAATTTTTCTCATAATCAACTTGAAGGGTCATTGCCATTAGAACTAAGCAAGCTAAAAGATGTTCAAGAGATTGATTTGTCTTCAAATCGCCTCGGTGGAACCATCTTTCCTCTCATATCAAGCTGCATTGCTGTTAGACTAATCAACTTTTCACACAATTCCATCACAGGCAAACTTCCTAACTCCTTAGGTGAGTTAAAGAATCTTGAAGTGTTTGATGTTTCAATGAATCACTTATCAGGAATGATTCCACCAACTCTATCCGAAATCCATTCACTAACATATCTAAACCTTTCATTCAATGATTTAGAGGGAATCATTCCCTCTAATGGAATCTTCAACTCAATCACTTCACTTTCCTACCAAGGAAATCCTCATCTCTGTGTAAGAATCTCTAAGGTACCCGCTTGTCCTCGCAAGAAACAATTCTTTCACTCGCGAAATTCCCTTGTTATACTTTTCTCAATACTCATATTCATATCAGCATTCTTCACCATAATTTGTTGTGTCATTAGAATCCAAAGAAGACAACAAGTTGTTGGAAGAAAACCAAGATTAAATTCCTCTGAACCAATCCCAAAATTTCCAAGAATTACATACAGAGAACTGTTTAAAGCCACTGCAGGGTTTGATGAGCAAAGACTAGTTGGGTCAGGTAGCTATGGACATGTCTATAAAGGAATTCTTTCAGATGAGACAACAATAGCAATCAAAGTTTTACATGTTCAATCAACAAATTCAACAAAGAGTTTCACTAGAGAATGTCAAGTCTTGAAGAGAATTAGACATAGAAATCTAATAAGGATCATAACAGCTTGTAGTTTGCCTGATTTTAAGGCTCTTGTTCTTCCTTACATGGCGAATGGAAGCTTGGAAAGTCGGCTTTATCCACCGGGGACAAGTTGTTCTGATCTGAATCTTTTACAAAGAGTGAATATTTGTAGTGATATAGCAGAAGGGATGGCATACTTACACCATCACTCTCCTGTTCGAGTTATACACTGCGATTTAAAACCGAGCAATGTTCTTTTAAATGATGACATGACGGCTTTAGTTTCTGATTTCGGTATTTCCAGGCTTGTCATGACGGCAGGAGGAGGAAATgttgcagcagcagcagcagcctTTGAGAATATGGGAGAGTCTACTGCAAATATGTTAGCAGGGTCAATTGGCTACATTGCACCAG AATATGGATTTGGCTCAATGACATCAACAAAAGGAGATGTGTACAGCTTTGGAACTTTAGTACTCGAGATGGTGACAAGAAAAAGACCGACGGACGACATGTTCGGGGGTGAGTTGAGCTTGCATAGGTGGGTGAAGATTCACTACCATGGAATGGTGGAAAAAGTTGTGGACTCTTCTTTGGTGAGAGCTTTAAAAGATCAATTGCCTGAGGTAATGAAAATGTGGGAAATAGCAATTGGAGAGTTGATTGAGTTAGGCATTGTATGCACACAAGAGTCACCCTCCACTAGGCCTACAATGTTGGATGCTGCACATGACTTGGATAGGCTTAAAAGATACCTCAATGGAGATACTACCACAACAACTTTTGCTTCTTCTTTGGGGATATCTTCTTCCACCATTAGTGATTGCTAA
- the LOC115723183 gene encoding endoplasmin homolog: MRKWTIPSVLLLLCLLCLLPDQGRKIHVNAEDNSDELVDPPKIEDKIGAVPNGLSTDSDVVKREAESISRRSLRNTAEKFEFQAEVSRLMDIIINSLYSNKDIFLRELISNASDALDKIRFLSLTDKEILGEGDNAKLDIQIKLDKEKKILSIRDRGIGMTKEDLIKNLGTIAKSGTSAFVEKMQTSGDLNLIGQFGVGFYSVYLVADYVEVISKNNDDKQYVWESKADGAFAISEDTWNEPLGRGTEIRLHLRDEAGEYLEESKLKDLVKRYSEFINFPIYLWASKEVEVEVPADEDDTSEEEESTETKTSEEEEEDAEKTEDEDSEKKPKTKKVKETTYEWELLNDVKAIWLRSPKEVTEEEYNKFYHSLAKDFSDDKPLTWSHFTAEGDVEFKAVLFVPPKAPHDLYESYYNANKSNLKLYVRRVFISDEFDELLPKYLNFLMGLVDSDTLPLNVSREMLQQHSSLKTIKKKLIRKALDMIRKLAEEDPDEASYKDKKDVENAGDDEEKRGQYTKFWNEFGKSVKLGIIEDATNRNRLAKLLRFESSKSDGKLTSLDQYISRMKSGQKDIFYITGTSKEQLEKSPFLERLKKKNFEVIFFTDPVDEYLMQYLMDYEDKKFQNVSKEGLKLGKDSKDKEFKESFKELTKWWKSALASDNVDDVKVSNRLDDTPCVVVTSKYGWSANMEKIMQSQTLSDASKQAYMRGKRVLEINPRHPIIKELRERVVQNPEDENVKQTAQLMYQTALIESGFNLPDPKDFASRIYNSVKSNLKINPDATIEEDDEVEEVEAESETKESAATTGDDGDDAGSLKDEL; this comes from the exons ATGAGGAAGTGGACTATTCCTTCGGTTCTTCTTCTCCTCTGCCTTCTCTGTCTTCTACCAGATCAAG GTCGTAAAATACACGTAAATGCGGAGGACAACTCCGATGAGCTTGTAGATCCACCGAAGATCGAAGACAAAATCGGTGCCGTTCCAAATGGTTTATCTACCGACTCCGATGTCGTTAAGAG GGAGGCGGAGTCAATTTCAAGGAGATCTCTTCGCAACACTGCGGAGAAGTTTGAGTTCCAGGCAGAGGTGTCTAGACTCATGGATATCATTATCAACTCCCTTTATAGTAACAAAGACATTTTCTTGAGGGAATTGATCTCCAATGCTTCTGAT GCATTGGACAAGATTAGATTCCTTTCCCTCACAGACAAGGAAATTTTGGGCGAAGGTGATAACGCTAAGCTTGACATTCAG ATTAAATTAGACAAAGAGAAGAAAATCCTTTCAATTCGTGACAGAGGTATAGGCATGACTAAGGAGGACTTGATTAAGAACTTGGGTACTATAGCAAAATCTGGGACATCAG CATTTGTGGAGAAGATGCAGACCAGTGGAGATCTCAATCTCATTGGTCAATTTGGAGTGGGGTTCTACTCTGTGTATCTTGTTGCGGACTATGTTGAAGTCATTAGTAAGAACAATGATGACAAACA GTACGTTTGGGAGTCAAAGGCTGATGGTGCGTTTGCTATTTCTGAAGATACATGGAATGAACCACTAGGACGTGGAACTGAGATCAGATTGCACCTTAGAGATGAAGCTGGGGAGTACTTGGAAGAGAGCAAGCTAAAG GACTTAGTAAAAAGGTATTCTGAATTCATCAACTTTCCCATATACCTCTGGGCAAGCAAGGAGGTTGAAGTAGAGGTTCCTGCTGATGAAGATGACACTAGTGAAGAAGAGGAATCAA CTGAAACTAAAACATCTGAGGAAGAAGAGGAGGATGCTGAGAAAACTGAAGATGAAGACTCCGAGAAAAAACCAAAGACAAAGAAGGTGAAGGAAACAACTTATGAATGGGAACTTTTGAATGATGTCAAAGCTATTTGGCTGCGGAGTCCCAAGGAGGTGACAGAAGAAGAGTACAACAAATTCTACCACTCTCTTGCTAAG GATTTCAGTGATGATAAGCCTTTAACATGGAGTCATTTCACTGCTGAAGGTGATGTGGAGTTCAAGGCTGTGTTGTTTGTGCCCCCTAAAGCTCCTCATGATCTTTATGAGAGTTACTACAACGCCAACAAATCCAACTTGAAATTATATGTCAGAAGGGTTTTCATCTCAGATGAATTTGATGAGCTTTTGCCAAAATACTTGAACTTTTTAATG GGTCTTGTTGATTCTGACACTCTCCCACTCAATGTGTCGAGAGAAATGCTTCAACAGCACAGCAGTTTGAAAACTATCAAGAAGAAGCTTATTCGCAAGGCACTTGATATGATTCGTAAGCTTGCTGAAGAAGATCCCGATGAGGCCAGCTACAAAGATAAGAAAG ACGTTGAAAATGCCGGCGATGATGAGGAGAAGAGAGGTCAGTACACAAAATTCTGGAATGAATTCGGAAAGTCTGTCAAATTAGGTATCATAGAGGATGCCACTAACAGGAATCGTTTGGCTAAACTTCTAAGATTCGAGAG CTCCAAGTCTGATGGCAAACTAACATCCTTGGATCAGTACATTTCAAGAATGAAATCAGGACAGAAGGATATATTCTACATTACAGGAACCAGCAAAGAGCAATTGGAGAAATCTCCTTTCCTCGAGCGTCTTAAAAAGAAGAACTTTGAG GTTATTTTCTTCACAGATCCCGTTGATGAATACCTGATGCAATACTTGATGGATTACGAAGACAAGAAGTTCCAAAACGTGTCCAAGGAGGGATTGAAACTCGGTAAAGACTCAAAAGACAAGGAGTTCAAGGAGTCATTTAAGGAACTCACCAAGTGGTGGAAGAGCGCTCTTGCGAGTGACAATGTTGATGATGTGAAGGTTTCCAACCGTTTGGATGACACTCCTTGCGTTGTTGTTACCTCCAAGTATGGTTGGAGTGCAAATATGGAAAAGATTATGCAATCTCAGACTCTATCTGATGCTAGCAAACAAGCATATATGCGTGGTAAGAGGGTGCTCGAAATCAACCCCCGACACCCAATCATCAAGGAACTCCGAGAGAGAGTTGTTCAGAACCCAGAG GATGAGAACGTGAAGCAAACAGCACAACTCATGTACCAGACTGCACTCATCGAGAGTGGCTTCAATCTTCCCGATCCCAAGGACTTTGCATCTCGAATCTACAATTCCGTGAAGTCCAACCTGAAAATCAATCCAGATGCAACGATCGAGGAGGATGATGAAGTTGAAGAGGTTGAGGCAGAAAGTGAGACAAAAGAATCTGCTGCCACCACCGGAGACGATGGTGATGACGCCGGATCTCTCAAGGACGAATTGTAG